A single window of Streptomyces aquilus DNA harbors:
- a CDS encoding VOC family protein, with amino-acid sequence MRRIALVTLVVDDYDEAIRHYTEALGFRLVEDTPRPGGARWVVVEPGTEAGGTGLLLARAKDDAQRARVGDQTGGRVGFFLYTDDFARDHARMLAAGVTFLEEPRHEPYGSVAVFQDLYGNRWDLLQPAA; translated from the coding sequence ATGAGACGCATCGCCCTGGTCACCCTCGTCGTCGACGACTACGACGAGGCGATCCGCCACTACACCGAGGCCCTCGGCTTCCGGCTCGTCGAGGACACCCCGCGTCCCGGCGGCGCCCGCTGGGTCGTCGTGGAACCCGGCACGGAGGCGGGCGGCACCGGCCTGCTGCTCGCCCGCGCCAAGGACGACGCCCAGCGCGCCCGCGTCGGCGACCAGACCGGCGGGCGCGTCGGCTTCTTCCTGTACACCGACGACTTCGCCCGCGATCACGCCCGGATGCTGGCCGCCGGCGTGACCTTCCTGGAGGAGCCCCGCCACGAGCCCTACGGCTCGGTCGCCGTCTTCCAGGACCTGTACGGCAACCGCTGGGACCTGCTCCAGCCCGCCGCCTGA
- a CDS encoding aldo/keto reductase — protein MTSETITADAAGTWKLGDLPVNRLGYGAMRVTGSAAFHHGTPSDRRQAIAVLRRAIELGVNHIDTAAFYFSALRSANELINTALAPYADGLVIAAKVGPFRDWTGEWGTSARPEDLRGHVEENLRQLGRDHLDLVYLRRMRQDSITEHFGALAELREAGLIRHLGISGVEPRHLAEAQAIAPVVSVQNRYALDHPDELLRICGEQGIAYVPFYAVAGNAGAHGATADHDAEVLAVARAHGASPAQIRIAWTLHQGPHLLAIPGTGNPDHLTENVAAGAIRLTEDELTRLNSLHAQGD, from the coding sequence ATGACCTCCGAAACGATCACCGCGGACGCCGCGGGCACCTGGAAACTCGGCGACCTGCCCGTCAACCGCCTCGGCTACGGCGCGATGCGGGTGACGGGCAGCGCCGCCTTCCACCACGGGACACCGAGCGACCGGCGCCAGGCGATCGCGGTGCTGCGCCGGGCGATCGAGCTCGGCGTCAACCACATCGACACCGCCGCCTTCTACTTCTCCGCCCTGCGCTCCGCCAACGAACTGATCAACACCGCGCTGGCGCCGTACGCCGACGGCCTCGTCATCGCGGCCAAGGTCGGCCCCTTCCGCGACTGGACGGGGGAGTGGGGCACCTCCGCCCGCCCCGAGGACCTGCGCGGCCATGTCGAGGAGAACCTCCGGCAGTTGGGCCGCGACCACCTCGACCTGGTCTACCTGCGGCGCATGCGACAGGACTCGATCACCGAGCACTTCGGCGCTCTCGCCGAACTGCGCGAGGCAGGCCTGATCCGCCATCTGGGCATCTCCGGTGTCGAACCCCGCCACCTCGCCGAGGCCCAGGCCATCGCGCCCGTGGTCAGCGTGCAGAACCGCTACGCCCTGGACCACCCCGACGAACTGCTGCGCATCTGCGGTGAACAGGGCATCGCGTACGTCCCGTTCTACGCGGTGGCCGGGAACGCCGGCGCACACGGCGCCACCGCGGACCACGACGCCGAAGTGCTCGCCGTCGCGCGGGCGCACGGTGCGAGCCCCGCCCAGATCCGTATCGCCTGGACCTTGCACCAGGGCCCGCACCTGCTCGCCATCCCCGGCACCGGCAACCCCGACCACCTGACCGAGAACGTGGCGGCGGGCGCGATCCGGCTCACCGAGGACGAGCTGACCCGCCTCAACTCCCTTCACGCACAGGGAGATTGA
- a CDS encoding pyridoxamine 5'-phosphate oxidase family protein: protein MKIDKQPRDPGQRKRDLLARLEREMDVWVATADTDGLPCLVPLWFLWDGEALWLATRLKTPTGRNLRNVGRARLALGDTQDVVIVDGEAEMFASDTVPSAAVEGFLAKTGWDPRTESLPYVWFRVRPRTVQARNGVHEMRGRYLMRDGDWVV from the coding sequence ATGAAGATCGACAAGCAGCCCCGCGACCCCGGACAGCGCAAGCGTGATCTCCTCGCCCGGCTGGAGCGGGAGATGGACGTCTGGGTGGCCACGGCGGACACCGACGGGCTGCCCTGCCTGGTCCCCCTCTGGTTCTTGTGGGACGGCGAGGCCCTGTGGCTGGCGACGCGGCTCAAGACACCGACCGGCCGCAATCTGCGGAACGTCGGGCGGGCCCGGCTGGCGCTCGGGGACACCCAGGACGTCGTGATCGTCGACGGTGAGGCGGAGATGTTCGCGTCGGACACCGTGCCCTCGGCCGCCGTGGAGGGGTTCCTGGCGAAGACCGGCTGGGATCCGCGGACGGAGAGCCTGCCGTACGTCTGGTTCCGGGTGCGTCCGCGCACGGTGCAGGCGCGCAACGGTGTGCACGAGATGCGGGGCCGGTATCTCATGCGGGACGGCGACTGGGTCGTGTGA
- the sph gene encoding sphingomyelin phosphodiesterase produces MTFFAPRRTLGATALAVALAATAAPTATAAEPAPAVRVLTYNTFLFSKTLYPNWGQDHRAAEIAKAGFFHGNDVVVLQEAFDNSSSDALKRAAAGEYPYQTPVVGRTKDGWDATGGAYSATTPEDGGVTVLSKWPVLRKEQYVYKDACGADWWSNKGFAYVVLNVNGSKVHVIGTHAQSTDPGCDAGEAAAMRSRQFKAIDAFLDAKNIPAGEQVLVAGDMNVDSRSPEYASMLADAGLVGADARTGHPYSFDTQDNSIAHDRYPDDPREDLDYVLHRAGHVRPPVWKNEVVKEESAPWTVSSWGTDYTYTNLSDHYPAVGYAG; encoded by the coding sequence GTGACGTTCTTCGCACCGCGCCGCACCCTGGGCGCGACCGCACTCGCCGTCGCCCTCGCGGCCACCGCCGCACCCACCGCGACGGCCGCCGAACCGGCCCCGGCCGTACGGGTGTTGACGTACAACACGTTTCTCTTCAGCAAGACCCTGTACCCGAACTGGGGCCAGGACCACCGTGCCGCGGAGATCGCGAAGGCGGGCTTCTTCCACGGGAACGACGTCGTCGTGCTCCAGGAGGCGTTCGACAACTCCTCGTCGGACGCGCTGAAGAGAGCCGCCGCGGGCGAGTACCCGTACCAGACGCCGGTCGTCGGGCGGACGAAGGACGGCTGGGACGCCACCGGCGGTGCCTACTCCGCGACCACGCCCGAGGACGGCGGGGTGACGGTGCTCAGCAAGTGGCCGGTCCTGCGCAAGGAGCAGTACGTCTACAAGGACGCGTGCGGTGCGGACTGGTGGTCCAACAAGGGGTTCGCGTATGTGGTGTTGAACGTCAACGGCAGCAAGGTGCACGTCATCGGCACGCACGCCCAGTCGACCGACCCCGGTTGTGACGCGGGCGAGGCGGCTGCCATGCGGAGCCGGCAGTTCAAGGCGATCGACGCCTTCCTCGACGCCAAGAACATCCCGGCGGGCGAACAGGTCCTGGTCGCCGGTGACATGAACGTCGACTCGCGCTCGCCCGAGTACGCCTCGATGCTGGCGGACGCCGGCCTGGTCGGCGCCGACGCCCGCACCGGGCACCCGTACTCCTTCGACACCCAGGACAACTCCATCGCCCACGACCGCTATCCGGACGACCCGCGCGAGGATCTGGACTACGTCCTGCACCGCGCGGGTCATGTCCGGCCGCCGGTCTGGAAGAACGAGGTCGTCAAAGAGGAGTCGGCGCCGTGGACGGTGTCGAGCTGGGGTACGGACTACACCTACACGAACCTGTCCGACCACTATCCCGCGGTCGGGTACGCGGGCTGA